The Streptomonospora litoralis genome window below encodes:
- a CDS encoding sigma-70 family RNA polymerase sigma factor, whose product MSELAATPAKEPGTPPSSPEEIERRLESYRVELTGYCYRMLGSAFEAEDAVQEAMVRAWRGVDRFEGRSSLRSWLYRITTNTCMDALNGRSRRARPMEMGPAQGTDAVLGPAYADETWVEPFPDSRALPAGGDPADQVALRDSVRLAFVAALQHLAPRQRAVLILREVLAWRAQEVADLLDTSVASVNSALQRARATLAKLDDTDAEVLRPGDGAQAELLARYVDAFESYDMDSLAALLREDAAMSMPPYALWLQGVEAIAAWMTGPGHGCRGSRLVPVSANGTGAFGQYRPGGVGGTFEPWALQVVETSGDRIVGITSYLDTERLFPLFGLPERLPARSG is encoded by the coding sequence ATGAGCGAACTCGCTGCGACTCCTGCGAAGGAGCCCGGGACACCGCCCTCCTCCCCCGAGGAGATCGAACGCCGCCTGGAATCCTACCGCGTCGAGCTCACCGGGTACTGCTACCGGATGCTGGGCTCGGCGTTCGAGGCGGAGGACGCCGTCCAGGAGGCCATGGTGCGCGCCTGGCGCGGCGTGGACCGCTTCGAGGGCCGCTCCTCGCTGCGTTCGTGGCTGTACCGCATCACCACCAACACCTGTATGGACGCCCTCAACGGCCGGTCGCGGCGCGCGCGGCCGATGGAGATGGGCCCGGCGCAGGGCACCGACGCCGTGCTCGGCCCCGCCTACGCCGACGAGACCTGGGTCGAGCCCTTCCCCGACAGCCGGGCGCTGCCCGCCGGCGGGGACCCCGCCGACCAGGTCGCCCTGCGCGACAGCGTGCGACTGGCCTTCGTCGCCGCGCTGCAGCACCTCGCCCCCCGCCAGCGGGCGGTGCTCATCCTGCGCGAGGTCCTGGCCTGGCGGGCCCAGGAGGTCGCCGACCTGTTGGACACCAGCGTCGCCTCGGTCAACAGCGCCCTGCAGCGCGCCCGCGCCACCCTGGCCAAACTCGACGACACCGACGCCGAAGTGCTGCGGCCCGGCGACGGAGCACAGGCCGAGCTGCTCGCTCGCTACGTCGACGCCTTCGAGTCCTACGACATGGACTCCCTCGCCGCGCTGCTGCGCGAGGACGCCGCCATGTCCATGCCGCCCTATGCGCTGTGGCTGCAGGGCGTCGAGGCCATCGCCGCCTGGATGACCGGCCCGGGCCACGGGTGCCGCGGCTCCCGGCTGGTCCCCGTGTCCGCCAACGGGACGGGCGCCTTCGGCCAGTACCGCCCCGGCGGAGTGGGCGGCACGTTCGAGCCGTGGGCGCTGCAGGTCGTCGAGACCTCCGGCGACCGCATCGTGGGCATCACCAGCTACCTCGACACCGAGCGCCTGTTCCCGCTGTTCGGGCTGCCGGAGCGGTTGCCGGCCCGGAGCGGGTGA
- a CDS encoding FAD-binding and (Fe-S)-binding domain-containing protein — translation MTAHTTAAARGSAAESVDAEALRRDLVDRVDGEVRFDDGTRSIYATDASNYRQIPVGAVIPHNLEAGVEAVAVCREHDAPLLSRGGGTSLAGQCCNTAVVIDWSKYCNRVLDVDLEAGTATVEPGIVLDTLNARTRAEGGVIFGPQPSTHGRCTLGGMIGNDSCGSTAQAYGKTSANIHRLEILTYDGCRMWVGPTGDEEYARIQAEGGRPAEIHRELRELAERHGPAIRRRFPDIPRRVSGYSLDALLPENGCDLARALVGSEGTLATVLRAEVRLSHEPPARTMVLCGFRDIFAAADAVPGIVEFEPMALEGIDDKLVGFERREQLNRQALRSLPEGAGWLMVQFGGDTGEESRRRAEEFRDALSGSEDAPVVQIYDDPGHAAAMWSVREAGLGATARVPAEPDTWPGWEDSAVPPERFGDYLRDLHALMEEFGYARRSAMYGHFGHGCLHTRIPFELTTADGVADYRSFAERAADLAARYGGSFSGEHGDGQSRAELWPRMFGSELMPAFTELKRIFDPGDRMNPGKLVRPDGAAPQRLDEHLRLGTDYRPEHPDTFFAYPGDDGDFARATLRCVGVGACRHDSGGVMCPSYRVTGEEAHSTRGRARMLNDMLRGDVVEGWRSPEVDDALDLCLACKGCKSDCPVNVDMATYKAEFLAHHHRGRVRPAAHYSMGWLPLWARLASVAPEGANAFSAAAGLVPRAKRLGGVAADRPIPAFAPVRLRDAFRRRSRRRGGSGGDSTGRGEVILWPDTFTDNFQPEVGAAAVRVLEDAGFAVRMPRRTLCCGLTWISTGQLKTARRVIQRTVAALREDIRAGVPVVGLEPSCTAVFRSDAPEMFPHDEDVRRLSEQTFTLAELLNERAPDWEPPRMERAAMAQPHCHQHAIMGFSADKSLLERTGADTRVLDAGCCGLAGNFGFEDGHYAVSMACAEDGLLPAVRDADPSAVVLADGFSCRTQIEHADVGREAVHLAQALDMALRRGAPDRRPEQGAARTTERRRAPAYDADEIRAEAVRAGQSGSFATGSGSSGTGV, via the coding sequence GTGACCGCGCACACCACCGCAGCAGCCCGTGGCAGCGCCGCGGAGTCCGTCGACGCCGAGGCACTGCGCCGGGACCTCGTCGACCGGGTCGACGGCGAGGTCCGCTTCGACGACGGCACCCGCTCGATCTATGCCACCGACGCCTCCAACTACCGGCAGATCCCCGTCGGCGCGGTGATACCGCACAACCTGGAGGCGGGGGTGGAGGCCGTGGCCGTCTGCCGCGAGCACGACGCACCGCTGCTCTCGCGGGGCGGCGGGACGAGCCTGGCCGGCCAGTGCTGCAACACGGCGGTGGTCATCGACTGGTCCAAGTACTGCAACCGGGTGCTCGACGTCGATCTGGAGGCCGGCACCGCCACCGTCGAGCCGGGCATCGTGCTCGACACCCTCAACGCCCGCACCCGCGCCGAGGGCGGCGTCATCTTCGGGCCGCAGCCCTCCACCCACGGCCGCTGCACCCTCGGCGGCATGATCGGCAACGACTCCTGCGGATCCACCGCCCAGGCCTACGGCAAGACCTCGGCCAACATCCACCGGCTGGAAATCCTGACCTACGACGGCTGCCGGATGTGGGTGGGCCCCACCGGCGACGAAGAGTACGCGCGCATCCAGGCCGAGGGAGGCCGCCCCGCCGAGATCCACCGCGAACTGCGTGAGCTCGCCGAGCGCCACGGCCCGGCGATCCGGCGCCGGTTCCCCGACATCCCCCGCCGCGTCTCCGGCTACAGCCTCGACGCGCTGCTGCCGGAGAACGGCTGCGACCTGGCCCGGGCCCTGGTGGGCTCGGAGGGAACGCTGGCCACCGTGCTGCGCGCCGAGGTCCGCCTGTCCCACGAACCGCCCGCGCGCACGATGGTGCTGTGCGGGTTCCGCGACATCTTCGCCGCCGCCGACGCGGTGCCCGGCATCGTGGAGTTCGAGCCCATGGCGCTGGAAGGAATCGACGACAAGCTCGTCGGCTTCGAGCGCCGCGAGCAGCTGAACCGGCAGGCGCTGCGCAGCCTGCCCGAGGGCGCCGGCTGGCTGATGGTGCAGTTCGGCGGCGACACCGGCGAGGAGTCGCGGCGCCGGGCCGAGGAGTTCCGCGACGCCCTGTCCGGCAGCGAGGACGCCCCGGTCGTCCAGATCTACGACGACCCCGGCCACGCCGCGGCGATGTGGTCGGTGCGCGAGGCGGGGCTGGGCGCCACCGCGCGGGTCCCGGCCGAACCCGATACCTGGCCGGGCTGGGAGGACTCGGCGGTGCCGCCGGAGCGCTTCGGCGACTACCTGCGCGACCTCCACGCGCTGATGGAGGAGTTCGGCTACGCCCGCCGCTCGGCCATGTACGGCCACTTCGGGCACGGCTGCCTGCACACCCGCATCCCCTTCGAGCTGACCACCGCCGACGGAGTCGCCGACTACCGCAGCTTCGCCGAACGCGCCGCCGACCTGGCCGCGCGCTACGGCGGCTCGTTCTCCGGCGAGCACGGCGACGGCCAGTCGCGCGCGGAGCTGTGGCCGCGGATGTTCGGCAGCGAGCTGATGCCGGCCTTCACCGAACTGAAGCGGATCTTCGACCCCGGCGACCGGATGAACCCCGGCAAGCTCGTGCGCCCCGACGGCGCGGCTCCCCAGCGGCTGGACGAGCACCTGCGGCTGGGCACGGACTACCGGCCGGAGCATCCGGATACCTTCTTCGCCTACCCGGGCGACGACGGCGACTTCGCCCGCGCCACGCTGCGCTGCGTGGGTGTGGGCGCCTGCCGCCACGACAGCGGCGGGGTGATGTGCCCGAGCTACCGGGTCACGGGCGAGGAGGCGCACTCCACGCGCGGCCGCGCCCGGATGCTCAACGACATGCTGCGCGGCGACGTGGTGGAGGGGTGGCGATCGCCCGAGGTCGACGACGCGCTGGACCTGTGCCTGGCCTGCAAGGGCTGCAAGAGCGACTGCCCGGTCAACGTGGACATGGCCACCTACAAGGCGGAGTTCCTGGCCCACCACCACCGCGGGCGCGTGCGCCCGGCCGCGCACTACTCGATGGGCTGGCTGCCGCTGTGGGCGCGGCTGGCCTCGGTCGCGCCCGAGGGCGCCAACGCGTTCAGCGCCGCGGCGGGGCTCGTCCCGCGGGCCAAGCGGCTCGGCGGGGTCGCCGCAGACAGGCCCATCCCGGCGTTCGCGCCGGTGCGGCTGCGCGACGCGTTCCGCCGCCGCTCGCGGCGCCGCGGCGGCAGCGGCGGCGACAGCACCGGGCGCGGTGAGGTGATCCTGTGGCCCGACACCTTCACCGACAACTTCCAGCCCGAGGTCGGCGCGGCGGCGGTGCGCGTGCTGGAGGACGCCGGGTTCGCGGTGCGGATGCCGCGGCGCACCCTGTGCTGCGGGCTGACCTGGATCAGCACCGGCCAACTGAAGACCGCACGCCGGGTGATCCAGCGCACTGTGGCGGCACTGCGCGAGGACATCCGGGCGGGGGTGCCCGTCGTCGGGCTGGAACCCTCGTGCACGGCGGTGTTCCGCTCCGACGCACCTGAGATGTTCCCGCACGACGAGGACGTGCGCCGACTCAGCGAGCAGACCTTCACCCTGGCCGAGCTGCTGAACGAGCGCGCTCCCGACTGGGAGCCGCCGCGGATGGAACGGGCGGCCATGGCACAGCCGCACTGCCACCAGCACGCGATCATGGGCTTCTCCGCCGACAAGAGCCTGCTGGAGCGCACGGGCGCGGACACGCGGGTGCTGGACGCCGGGTGCTGCGGTCTGGCCGGGAACTTCGGTTTCGAGGACGGCCACTACGCGGTCTCGATGGCCTGTGCCGAGGACGGGCTGCTGCCGGCGGTGCGCGACGCCGACCCCTCGGCGGTGGTGCTGGCGGACGGGTTCAGTTGCCGTACGCAGATCGAGCACGCCGACGTCGGCCGCGAGGCGGTGCACCTGGCCCAAGCGCTGGACATGGCGCTGCGCCGCGGAGCGCCGGACCGCCGACCCGAGCAGGGTGCGGCGCGGACGACCGAGCGGCGGCGGGCACCGGCCTACGACGCCGACGAGATCCGCGCGGAGGCGGTGCGCGCCGGGCAGTCGGGCTCCTTCGCCACCGGGTCCGGATCGTCCGGGACGGGGGTGTGA
- a CDS encoding enolase C-terminal domain-like protein encodes MGFSDPAVTGVRAAAYTVPTDRHSADGTLAWDSTTIVVVHVAGGGHEGLGWTYGPPACAAIVHDQLAPVVRDLRVLDVPAALEAMVRAVRNAGRPGAVGYAVSAVETALWDLKARLLGLPLYRLLGAMRSAVPLYGSGGLTSYGDDDLRRQLRGWVHEEGFDRVKIKIGEDRGTRERRDLERVRLAREIVGDGAELFVDANGAYTAKQAIRVARGLDAAGVSWLEEPVSSDDLAGLHQVRDGSAMDVTAGEYGCTVAYFEHMCAAGAVDCLQADATRCGGVLEFLRVCAVAAAHGLDSSAHCAPYLHRHVAAATPRLRHVEWFHDHVRIERRLFEGADPPERGVLPLDPQRPGHGVELREADAQPYRVV; translated from the coding sequence GTGGGCTTCAGCGACCCCGCCGTCACCGGCGTGCGCGCCGCCGCCTATACCGTGCCGACCGACCGCCACTCCGCGGACGGCACACTGGCCTGGGATTCCACCACCATCGTGGTCGTGCACGTGGCGGGCGGCGGACACGAGGGGCTGGGCTGGACCTACGGGCCGCCGGCCTGCGCCGCGATCGTGCACGACCAGCTCGCCCCCGTGGTGCGCGATCTTCGGGTGCTGGACGTTCCGGCTGCGCTGGAGGCCATGGTCCGCGCGGTGCGCAACGCGGGGCGTCCGGGCGCGGTCGGCTATGCGGTCTCGGCCGTGGAGACCGCGCTGTGGGATCTCAAGGCGCGCCTGCTCGGTCTGCCGCTGTACCGGCTGCTGGGTGCGATGCGCAGCGCTGTTCCGCTGTACGGCAGCGGTGGGCTGACCTCCTACGGCGACGACGACCTGCGCCGCCAGTTGCGCGGCTGGGTGCATGAGGAGGGCTTCGACCGGGTCAAGATCAAAATCGGGGAAGACCGGGGCACACGGGAGCGGCGCGACCTGGAGCGGGTGCGGCTGGCCCGCGAGATCGTCGGCGACGGCGCCGAACTGTTCGTCGACGCCAACGGCGCCTACACCGCCAAGCAGGCGATCCGCGTGGCCCGCGGCCTGGACGCCGCGGGTGTCTCCTGGCTGGAGGAACCGGTCTCCTCCGACGACCTGGCGGGGCTGCACCAGGTTCGCGACGGCTCGGCGATGGATGTGACCGCCGGCGAATACGGCTGCACCGTCGCCTACTTCGAGCACATGTGCGCCGCCGGGGCGGTGGACTGCCTGCAGGCCGACGCCACCCGCTGCGGCGGTGTACTGGAGTTCCTGCGGGTCTGCGCGGTGGCGGCGGCCCACGGGCTGGACAGCTCCGCCCACTGCGCCCCTTACCTGCACCGGCATGTGGCGGCGGCCACCCCGCGGCTGCGGCACGTGGAGTGGTTCCACGACCACGTGCGCATCGAGCGCCGGCTCTTCGAGGGGGCCGACCCGCCCGAGCGGGGGGTGCTGCCGCTGGATCCGCAGCGCCCCGGCCACGGCGTGGAGCTGCGCGAGGCCGATGCCCAGCCCTACCGCGTGGTATGA
- a CDS encoding DUF1697 domain-containing protein: protein MARYAALLRGINVGGRNKVRMADLRALLAGLGHTDAATLLQSGNAAFTSAEADPVDLGAAIERAIDAELGLSVAVMVRSAADLERVVAEVPFAVRDPAKCAVAFLNTAVDRERLARLDTAAYAPEELVAGERELYLYFPDGSGRAKLTQVLDRHLPAPATVRNWNTTTRLLELVHQGAG, encoded by the coding sequence GTGGCCAGATACGCGGCCCTGCTGCGCGGGATCAACGTGGGCGGGCGCAACAAGGTCCGGATGGCCGATCTGCGCGCGCTGCTGGCAGGGCTGGGCCATACCGACGCGGCCACGCTGCTGCAGAGCGGCAACGCCGCCTTCACCTCCGCCGAGGCCGACCCGGTCGACCTGGGCGCCGCGATCGAGCGGGCGATCGACGCCGAGCTGGGGCTGAGCGTCGCGGTGATGGTGCGCAGCGCCGCCGACCTGGAGCGGGTGGTGGCCGAGGTCCCGTTCGCCGTACGCGATCCCGCCAAGTGCGCGGTGGCCTTCCTCAACACCGCGGTCGACCGCGAGCGGCTGGCCCGGCTCGACACCGCCGCCTACGCTCCCGAGGAGCTCGTAGCGGGCGAGCGCGAGCTGTACCTGTACTTCCCCGACGGCTCGGGCCGCGCCAAGCTGACGCAGGTGCTGGACCGCCACCTTCCGGCACCGGCCACCGTGCGCAACTGGAACACCACCACCCGGCTGCTGGAGCTGGTGCACCAGGGCGCCGGTTGA
- a CDS encoding SCO family protein, with product MSERRGGARRRAIAVAAVAAAAVLALAGCGGSGGQQEMSQQRTGPFMEVSASAMPAPPYEFSTTRGEPWAFGDVARDRLTLLYFGYTSCPDVCPTTMADVNAALQRIGGTAEDFDVVMVSTDPRRDTDEQLRGWLDSFNPRFTGVRGPIDEVVAAAEAYGIPVEAPKESEGDYLVTHGGRLAVLNGDGAAVGFFDEGTSAKAMSEELPGLAEKWL from the coding sequence ATGAGTGAGCGGCGAGGTGGAGCGCGCCGTCGGGCGATCGCGGTGGCGGCGGTCGCGGCCGCGGCCGTGCTCGCGCTGGCGGGCTGCGGCGGCAGCGGCGGGCAGCAGGAGATGTCCCAGCAGCGCACGGGGCCTTTTATGGAGGTCTCGGCGAGCGCGATGCCGGCGCCGCCTTATGAGTTCTCCACCACCCGGGGCGAGCCGTGGGCGTTCGGCGACGTGGCCCGGGACCGGCTGACGCTGCTCTACTTCGGCTACACGAGCTGCCCGGACGTGTGCCCGACCACCATGGCCGACGTCAACGCCGCGCTGCAGCGCATCGGCGGCACCGCCGAGGACTTCGACGTCGTGATGGTCAGCACCGACCCCCGGCGCGACACCGACGAGCAGCTGCGCGGCTGGCTGGACTCGTTCAATCCGCGGTTCACCGGGGTGCGCGGGCCCATCGACGAGGTCGTCGCGGCCGCCGAGGCCTACGGCATCCCCGTCGAGGCGCCGAAGGAGTCCGAGGGCGACTACCTGGTCACCCACGGGGGGCGGCTCGCCGTGCTCAACGGCGACGGCGCCGCGGTGGGGTTCTTCGACGAGGGCACCTCGGCGAAGGCGATGAGCGAGGAGCTGCCCGGGCTTGCCGAGAAGTGGCTGTGA
- a CDS encoding copper chaperone PCu(A)C — protein MTTTKRPALAFAAAGLTALALSGCGGTASSAGTDPSPAATATPDAAQAGKGSASSGDIAVSGAWVPVPARPDVGAAYLTVQNSGAEDDALVGAASTASQTTQIHTTEITESGASTMKQVEEVPLPAGGAAQLEPGGHHIMIMDIAEELAVGDTVTLTLSFDSGAEVRVPAPVLERGGGR, from the coding sequence ATGACCACCACCAAGCGCCCGGCGCTCGCCTTCGCGGCGGCCGGCCTCACCGCCCTCGCCCTCTCCGGCTGCGGCGGCACCGCCTCCTCCGCCGGCACGGACCCCTCCCCCGCCGCCACCGCGACGCCCGACGCCGCGCAAGCCGGCAAAGGCAGCGCATCGAGCGGTGACATCGCGGTCAGCGGGGCGTGGGTACCCGTGCCGGCTCGGCCCGACGTCGGCGCCGCCTACCTCACCGTGCAGAACTCCGGTGCGGAGGACGACGCCCTCGTCGGCGCGGCGAGCACCGCCTCGCAGACGACGCAGATCCACACCACCGAGATCACCGAGAGCGGGGCCTCGACGATGAAGCAGGTCGAGGAGGTCCCCCTCCCGGCGGGGGGCGCCGCGCAGCTGGAGCCCGGCGGCCACCACATCATGATCATGGACATCGCCGAGGAGCTGGCCGTCGGCGACACGGTGACGTTGACGCTGTCGTTCGACAGCGGCGCCGAGGTACGGGTTCCCGCGCCGGTCCTGGAGCGCGGCGGAGGCCGGTGA
- a CDS encoding Dyp-type peroxidase yields MSESGPPQDPPDQPAQSPPGGVSRRGMLARIGAAALVGAGTGLGAGEVLPPRAQPAGEAATPPRLAMAAAESPEGGPARLQPGITGTPPAFSHVLALDVHGAGGEGASEAAAVAERASQVLRAWSAAAERLHREGPAAVVPGAASADLLPASLSVTVGIGPSLPAAAGRGDARPAAMADLPAFATDALHEQWCGGDLLLQVGAEDPVVAASAVQHLLSQGREHARVRWSVRGFRRTAAAAEDPSATPRNLMGQIDGTNNPAGSLLDQTVQVREGAGPAWMAGGSYLVVRRIRMLLADWFAEDVGHREGVIGRDLPTGAPLGREGVDAEVDLAAEDARGRPLIGDHAHIRLASPQNNLGARMLRRGYNYDEGWRADGTRDAGLLFMAWQADPARGFVPVQRNLADNADALNEYTRHEGSALFAVPPAAPEGGYLGQELFEG; encoded by the coding sequence ATGAGCGAATCCGGGCCGCCGCAGGACCCGCCCGACCAGCCGGCGCAGTCGCCGCCGGGCGGTGTGTCGCGCCGCGGGATGCTGGCCCGCATCGGCGCCGCCGCGCTCGTCGGCGCGGGCACCGGCCTGGGGGCGGGCGAAGTGCTGCCGCCGCGTGCACAGCCCGCCGGCGAGGCCGCGACGCCGCCGCGGTTGGCCATGGCCGCCGCGGAGTCCCCCGAGGGCGGCCCCGCGCGGCTGCAACCCGGCATCACCGGCACTCCGCCCGCCTTCTCGCACGTCCTCGCGCTGGACGTGCACGGCGCCGGCGGCGAGGGCGCGTCCGAGGCGGCGGCGGTCGCCGAGCGCGCCTCGCAGGTGCTGCGCGCCTGGTCCGCCGCCGCCGAGCGGCTGCACCGCGAAGGCCCGGCCGCCGTCGTGCCCGGAGCCGCCTCGGCCGACCTGCTGCCCGCTTCGCTCAGCGTCACCGTGGGCATCGGGCCGTCGCTGCCGGCTGCCGCCGGCCGCGGTGACGCGCGCCCCGCGGCCATGGCCGACCTCCCCGCCTTCGCCACCGACGCGCTGCACGAGCAGTGGTGCGGCGGCGACCTGCTGCTCCAGGTGGGCGCCGAGGACCCGGTGGTCGCGGCCTCGGCCGTGCAGCACCTGCTGTCCCAGGGGCGCGAGCACGCCCGCGTGCGCTGGTCGGTACGCGGTTTCCGGCGCACCGCCGCGGCCGCCGAGGACCCCTCGGCCACGCCGCGCAACCTCATGGGACAGATCGACGGAACCAACAATCCCGCGGGATCCCTGCTGGACCAGACGGTCCAGGTGCGCGAGGGCGCGGGCCCCGCATGGATGGCGGGCGGCAGCTATCTGGTCGTCCGGCGGATCCGGATGCTGCTGGCGGACTGGTTCGCCGAGGACGTCGGCCACCGCGAGGGGGTGATCGGCCGCGACCTGCCCACCGGCGCGCCGCTGGGCCGCGAAGGTGTCGACGCCGAGGTCGACCTCGCGGCCGAGGACGCCCGCGGCCGCCCCCTCATCGGCGACCACGCCCACATCCGCCTGGCGAGCCCGCAGAACAACCTGGGCGCGCGCATGCTGCGCCGCGGCTACAACTACGACGAGGGCTGGCGTGCCGACGGCACGCGTGACGCCGGCCTGCTCTTCATGGCCTGGCAGGCCGACCCGGCGCGCGGTTTCGTGCCCGTCCAGCGCAACCTCGCCGACAACGCCGACGCCCTCAACGAGTACACCCGCCACGAGGGCAGCGCCCTGTTCGCCGTTCCCCCGGCCGCACCCGAGGGCGGCTACCTCGGTCAGGAGCTGTTCGAGGGGTAG
- a CDS encoding polysaccharide deacetylase family protein gives MPNGYVCLTFDFDALSVWVDRGQLSATPRSRGEFGAVAVPRLLELLARRELVATWFVPGHTARTYPELCRRIGDQGHEIALHGDAHENVAALPEDAERAVLDRSLAAVQDVAEGGIRGFRAPAWDLSENTVALLNERGLRYDSSMMGHDYAPYHCRVGDRVDAEGVVWGDPTPLVEVPVSWTLDDLPHLEFLTSPARTLPGLGDAERMFGDWEADLTYMLRETEQGVLTVTFHPQVIGRGHRLLRMEEWLDRIAGTGVAFSTVGEVAERFAAGEELGRPKPAPPGR, from the coding sequence ATGCCGAACGGATACGTCTGCCTCACCTTCGACTTCGACGCGCTGTCGGTGTGGGTCGACCGCGGGCAGCTCTCGGCGACCCCGCGCTCGCGCGGCGAGTTCGGGGCGGTCGCCGTGCCCCGGCTGCTGGAGTTGCTGGCGCGGCGGGAACTGGTGGCGACCTGGTTCGTCCCCGGCCACACGGCACGGACCTACCCCGAGCTGTGCCGCCGCATCGGCGACCAGGGCCACGAGATCGCGCTGCACGGCGACGCCCACGAGAACGTCGCCGCGCTGCCGGAGGACGCCGAGCGGGCGGTGCTGGACCGCTCCCTCGCGGCGGTGCAGGACGTCGCCGAAGGCGGGATACGCGGGTTCCGGGCGCCGGCCTGGGACCTGTCGGAGAACACGGTCGCGCTGCTGAACGAGCGGGGGCTGCGCTACGACTCCAGCATGATGGGCCACGACTACGCCCCCTACCACTGCCGCGTGGGCGACCGGGTGGACGCCGAAGGGGTGGTGTGGGGCGATCCGACGCCGCTGGTGGAGGTCCCGGTCAGCTGGACCCTTGACGACCTGCCGCACTTGGAGTTTCTGACCTCGCCCGCGCGGACGCTGCCGGGTCTGGGCGATGCGGAGCGCATGTTCGGCGACTGGGAGGCCGATCTGACCTACATGCTGCGCGAGACCGAGCAGGGGGTGCTGACCGTGACGTTCCACCCCCAGGTCATCGGTCGCGGCCACCGGCTGCTGCGGATGGAGGAATGGCTCGACCGCATCGCCGGCACGGGCGTCGCGTTCAGCACCGTGGGCGAGGTGGCCGAGCGCTTCGCCGCGGGAGAGGAGCTCGGGCGGCCCAAGCCGGCGCCGCCCGGCCGCTGA
- a CDS encoding SDR family NAD(P)-dependent oxidoreductase, with product MSRTVLVTGAAGGIGGAIARRFLAEGADVVLSDRSEAACTALREQLQRPEGVAVVAADVADADSARACVRSAGEHFGGLDVLVNAAGLYPSRPLMEMSDAEWRGVLATNLDGPFALSTEFARTLAAEGRPGAVVNVTSTAGERARRGAAHYCTSKAGLTMLTKALALEFAEYRIRANAVAPGFVEVDSEVNPLGADYVRAVQAGRPWPRPGTPDDVAAAAAYLCSADAEWITGTTVTVDGGAGAGNAALPLA from the coding sequence GTGAGCCGCACAGTCCTGGTCACCGGAGCCGCGGGCGGGATCGGCGGGGCGATCGCCCGCCGCTTCCTGGCCGAGGGCGCCGACGTCGTGCTCAGTGACCGCAGCGAGGCCGCGTGCACGGCCCTGCGCGAACAACTCCAGCGGCCCGAGGGCGTCGCCGTCGTCGCGGCCGACGTCGCCGACGCCGACTCGGCCCGCGCGTGCGTGCGCAGCGCCGGTGAGCACTTCGGCGGGCTCGACGTGCTGGTCAACGCGGCGGGGCTGTACCCGAGCCGGCCGCTGATGGAGATGAGCGACGCCGAATGGCGCGGCGTGCTCGCCACCAACCTCGACGGCCCCTTCGCGCTGTCCACCGAGTTCGCCCGCACCCTGGCAGCGGAAGGCCGACCGGGTGCCGTCGTCAACGTCACCTCCACCGCGGGGGAGCGCGCGCGGCGCGGGGCCGCCCACTACTGCACCTCCAAGGCGGGTCTGACGATGCTCACCAAGGCCCTCGCCCTGGAGTTCGCCGAGTACCGGATCCGGGCCAACGCGGTCGCACCGGGGTTCGTGGAGGTCGACAGCGAGGTGAATCCGCTCGGCGCCGACTACGTGCGCGCCGTGCAGGCCGGGCGGCCCTGGCCCCGCCCCGGAACGCCCGACGACGTCGCGGCGGCCGCGGCCTACCTGTGCTCCGCGGACGCCGAGTGGATCACCGGTACGACCGTCACCGTCGACGGCGGAGCGGGGGCGGGCAACGCCGCGCTCCCGCTCGCCTGA